One Rosa chinensis cultivar Old Blush chromosome 5, RchiOBHm-V2, whole genome shotgun sequence genomic region harbors:
- the LOC112167311 gene encoding nudix hydrolase 15, mitochondrial isoform X2, with protein MISILRRLTTSLQPLMDPPTSSPRLLALTHQLRLYKPPPLSWDDDSEEQRIEETAGKVVSQVGFAESKTPIGRDPETFRPKRAAVLICLFEGDGGDLRVVLTKRSSGLSTHSGEVSLPGGKTEEGDKDDGDTATREAKEEIGLDPKLVNVVTVLEPFLSKHLLRVVPVIGLLNDKEAFKPAPNPAEVESVFDAPLEMFIKDENRRAEEREWMGNKYLIHFFDYETNNKKYMIWGLTAGILIRAASIVYERPPPFVEQNPSHKVHFTSSSY; from the exons ATGATCTCGATCCTCAGAAGACTAACCACCTCACTCCAACCTCTAATGGACCCACCCACTTCCTCCCCGCGACTTCTGGCCCTGACCCACCAGCTCCGCCTCTACAAGCCACCGCCTCTGTCCTGGGACGACGACTCCGAGGAGCAGAGAATCGAAGAAACTGCCGGCAAAGTCGTGTCCCAAGTGGGCTTTGCTGAGTCCAAGACCCCAATTGGAAGAGACCCAGAAACGTTCAGGCCCAAAAGAGCTGCTGTTTTGATCTGTTTGTTTGAAGGAGACGGTGGGGATCTACGTGTCGTTTTGACCAAGAGGTCATCTGGGTTGTCCACTCACTCTG GTGAGGTTTCTTTGCCAGGTGGGAAGACAGAGGAGGGAGACAAGGATGATGGTGACACAGCAACAAGAGAAGCGAAAGAGGAGATTGGTTTGGATCCTAAGCTTGTTAATGTTGTCACTGTTCTTGAACCATTTTTGTCAAAG CACCTACTGAGAGTTGTACCTGTTATCGGTTTACTTAACGATAAGGAAGCATTCAAGCCTGCTCCAAATCCGGCCGAAGTGGAATCAGTATTTGATGCTCCCTTGGAAATGTTCATCAAG GATGAAAACAGGAgggcagaggagagagagtggaTGGGTAACAAATACCTGATTCATTTCTTTGACTACGAAACCAACAACAAGAAGTACATGATATGGGGCTTAACTGCTGGTATCTTGATTAGGGCTGCATCAATTGTATATGAACGGCCTCCACCTTTTGTGGAGCAGAATCCCAGTCATAAG GTCCATTTCACCTCATCATCATACTAA
- the LOC121049001 gene encoding uncharacterized protein LOC121049001: MEVGFPVNAIRFKTKGFFYQGERKVKFLEFRKRKDPAVQKRARKTMRDLKSWANRLAEGKYRLWLGIAATKYPPDAPKLKWLEPKLEGVRTGVITPETIRDDLVNAVLERMNEDDE; the protein is encoded by the exons ATGGAAGTTGGTTTTCCTGTAAACGCAATCAGATTCAAGACAAAAGGATTTTTCTACCAAGGAGAACGTAAAGTGAAATTTTTGGAATTCAGGAAACGCAAGGAT CCTGCCGTGCAGAAGAGAGCTCGGAAGACCATGCGGGATTTAAAATC ATGGGCCAATAGGCTGGCTGAAGGTAAATATAGACTTTGGCTGGGTATAGCAGCGACAAAATATCCACCTGACGCACCAAAGTTGAAATGGTTGGAGCCGAAATTAGAGGGGGTAAGAACTGGTGTGATTACACCCGAGACGATCAGGGATGATCTAGTTAATGCTGTCCTTGAG AGAATGAACGAAGATGATGAGTAG
- the LOC112167311 gene encoding nudix hydrolase 15, mitochondrial isoform X1, with translation MISILRRLTTSLQPLMDPPTSSPRLLALTHQLRLYKPPPLSWDDDSEEQRIEETAGKVVSQVGFAESKTPIGRDPETFRPKRAAVLICLFEGDGGDLRVVLTKRSSGLSTHSGEVSLPGGKTEEGDKDDGDTATREAKEEIGLDPKLVNVVTVLEPFLSKHLLRVVPVIGLLNDKEAFKPAPNPAEVESVFDAPLEMFIKDENRRAEEREWMGNKYLIHFFDYETNNKKYMIWGLTAGILIRAASIVYERPPPFVEQNPSHKVLRSVDKNTVLP, from the exons ATGATCTCGATCCTCAGAAGACTAACCACCTCACTCCAACCTCTAATGGACCCACCCACTTCCTCCCCGCGACTTCTGGCCCTGACCCACCAGCTCCGCCTCTACAAGCCACCGCCTCTGTCCTGGGACGACGACTCCGAGGAGCAGAGAATCGAAGAAACTGCCGGCAAAGTCGTGTCCCAAGTGGGCTTTGCTGAGTCCAAGACCCCAATTGGAAGAGACCCAGAAACGTTCAGGCCCAAAAGAGCTGCTGTTTTGATCTGTTTGTTTGAAGGAGACGGTGGGGATCTACGTGTCGTTTTGACCAAGAGGTCATCTGGGTTGTCCACTCACTCTG GTGAGGTTTCTTTGCCAGGTGGGAAGACAGAGGAGGGAGACAAGGATGATGGTGACACAGCAACAAGAGAAGCGAAAGAGGAGATTGGTTTGGATCCTAAGCTTGTTAATGTTGTCACTGTTCTTGAACCATTTTTGTCAAAG CACCTACTGAGAGTTGTACCTGTTATCGGTTTACTTAACGATAAGGAAGCATTCAAGCCTGCTCCAAATCCGGCCGAAGTGGAATCAGTATTTGATGCTCCCTTGGAAATGTTCATCAAG GATGAAAACAGGAgggcagaggagagagagtggaTGGGTAACAAATACCTGATTCATTTCTTTGACTACGAAACCAACAACAAGAAGTACATGATATGGGGCTTAACTGCTGGTATCTTGATTAGGGCTGCATCAATTGTATATGAACGGCCTCCACCTTTTGTGGAGCAGAATCCCAGTCATAAGGTTCTTAGAAGTGTAGACAAAAATACCGTGCTTCCATAA
- the LOC112164946 gene encoding magnesium-chelatase subunit ChlI, chloroplastic: MASVLGTCSTATLAARPLSSPTSRTSIPPLSLTQGQSCGTKFYGGLRIHGKKSRSQFHVASVATEVNPSEQAQRLAAKESQRPVYPFAAIVGQDEMKLCLLLNVIDPKIGGVMIMGDRGTGKSTTVRSLTDLLPEIKIVAGDPYNSDPEDPEAMGPEVRESIVKGVQLPVATTKINMVDLPLGATEDRVCGTIDIEKALTEGVKAFEPGLLAKANRGILYVDEVNLLDDHLVDVLLDSAASGWNTVEREGISISHPARFILIGSGNPEEGELRPQLLDRFGMHAQVGTVRDAELRVKIVEERARFDKNPKEFRVSYEAEQDKLQEQITSARSGLPSVQIDQDLKVKISRVCSELNVDGLRGDIVTNRAAKALAALKGRDKVTPEDIATVIPNCLRHRLRKDPLESIDSGLLVIEKFYEIFS; encoded by the exons ATGGCATCAGTACTCGGAACTTGCTCCACCGCAACCTTGGCCGCTCGTCCTCTTTCATCTCCCACTTCCCGGACTTCAATTCCTCCCCTCTCTTTGACCCAAG GGCAGAGTTGTGGGACTAAGTTTTATGGCGGGTTAAGGATTCATGGGAAGAAGAGCAGGTCTCAATTCCATGTTGCCAGTGTTGCCACTGAAGTCAACCCTTCTGAACAG GCACAGAGGCTTGCTGCTAAGGAAAGCCAGAGGCCGGTGTATCCATTTGCTGCTATTGTAGGACAAGATGAGATGAAATTATGTCTTCTGCTGAATGTGATTGATCCCAAGATTGGTGGTGTCATGATCATGGGTGATAGGGGAACTGGGAAATCCACAACTGTTAGGTCCTTGACTGATTTGCTTCCCGAAATTAAGATTGTTGCTGGTGATCCCTACAATTCGGACCCAGAAGATCCAGAGGCCATGGGCCCGGAAGTGAGAGAGAGCATTGTGAAAGGAGTGCAACTTCCTGTGGCAACCACTAAGATCAACATGGTTGATTTACCTTTGGGTGCTACGGAAGATAGAGTGTGTGGGACAATCGACATTGAGAAAGCTCTGACTGAGGGTGTCAAGGCATTTGAGCCAGGACTTCTTGCAAAAGCTAATAGAGGCATTCTTTATGTGGATGAAGTTAATCTTTTGGATGATCATTTAGTGGATGTTCTATTGGATTCTGCTGCCTCTGGATGGAACACAGTGGAGAGGGAGGGTATTTCGATTTCTCATCCTGCAAGGTTCATTTTGATTGGCTCTGGCAATCCAGAAGAAGGGGAGCTCAGGCCGCAGTTGCTTGACCGTTTTGGTATGCATGCTCAAGTTGGGACTGTGAGGGATGCAGAACTGAGAGTGAAGATTGTGGAGGAGAGAGCTCGGtttgacaaaaacccaaaagaaTTTCGGGTTTCTTACGAAGCTGAGCAAGATAAGCTTCAGGAACAAATTACCTCAGCTAGAAGTGGTCTTCCATCTGTACAGATTGACCAGGATCTCAAGGTGAAAATCTCCCGGGTTTGTTCAGAGTTGAATGTCGACGGATTGAGAGGAGACATAGTGACTAACAGGGCTGCAAAAGCTTTGGCTGCTCTAAAGGGAAGGGATAAGGTGACTCCCGAAGATATTGCTACCGTCATCCCTAACTGCTTAAGACATCGTCTTCGGAAGGATCCTTTAGAGTCGATTGACTCTGGTTTACTTGTCATTGAGAAATTTTACGAGATCTTCAGCTGA
- the LOC112164945 gene encoding uncharacterized protein LOC112164945: MSSPNLEQRLQTLARHFRLQRQVKPGVPTTTTAGSTGRAAVLVCLFQGDDGDLRVILTKRASTLSSHSGEVSLPGGKREEGDGDDVDTALREAKEEIGLEPSHVDVVAVLEPFVNKQGMPVIPVVGILNVKEAFKPSPNPAEVEAVFDAPMEMFIKDENRRVEMREWMGNKYLIQIFDYEMKNKKYKIWGLTASILIRAASIVYERPPPFVEQNPSYKVAFSVESEDNQMGSSNLEQRLQILAQDFRLQKPVNPGLSPTSTTGLIKRAAVLVCLFQGEEGDLHVILTKRASTLSSHSGEVALPGGKREQGDADDVDTALREAKEEVGLDPSQVNIVTILEPFVNKLGMTVVPVIGLLSNKEAFNPAPNAAEVEAIFYAPLEMFLKDENRRAEEREWMGDKYLLQHFYFEDHGIEYDIWAITAGILIKAASIVYQRQPAFLEQRPKFWSGTAHNTTA, translated from the exons ATGAGTTCACCAAACCTTGAACAGAGACTTCAAACGTTAGCACGACACTTCAGACTCCAGAGACAAGTCAAACCGGGTGTAccaaccaccaccaccgccgGTTCGACCGGCCGAGCTGCCGTTCTGGTGTGTCTCTTCCAAGGCGACGACGGTGACCTGCGGGTCATTCTAACAAAGCGAGCCTCAACTCTCTCTTCTCACTCTG GCGAAGTTTCGCTCCCCGGCGGGAAAAGAGAGGAGGGTGACGGTGATGACGTGGACACGGCTCTCCGGGAGGCCAAGGAGGAGATTGGATTGGAGCCTTCACATGTCGATGTTGTTGCTGTTCTTGAACCCTTTGTGAACAAG CAAGGAATGCCAGTTATTCCGGTTGTTGGCATACTTAATGTAAAGGAAGCTTTCAAGCCATCTCCAAATCCGGCTGAAGTGGAGGCAGTATTTGATGCTCCGATGGAAATGTTCATCAAG GATGAGAACCGGAGAGTAGAGATGAGAGAGTGGATGGGGAACAAGTATCTGATTCAGATCTTTGACTATgaaatgaagaataagaagtaCAAAATATGGGGGTTAACTGCTAGTATATTGATAAGGGCTGCATCAATTGTATATGAACGGCCACCACCTTTTGTAGAGCAAAATCCCAGTTATAAGGTTGCTTTTAGTGTAGAAAGTGAAGATAATCAAATGGGTTCAAGCAACCTTGAACAGAGACTCCAAATTTTAGCACAAGATTTTAGACTCCAGAAACCAGTCAACCCTGGTCTATCACCTACCAGTACAACTGGCTTGATCAAAAGAGCTGCGGTTCTGGTGTGTCTGTTCCAAGGGGAAGAGGGTGACCTGCACGTTATTCTCACAAAGCGAGCCTCAACTCTCTCTTCTCACTCTG gtgaggtggctcTCCCCGGCGGTAAAAGAGAGCAAGGTGATGCTGATGATGTGGACACAGCTCTCCGGGAGGCCAAGGAAGAGGTTGGCTTAGACCCTTCCCAAGTCAACATTGTCACCATTCTTGAACCTTTTGTAAACAAG CTAGGTATGACAGTGGTTCCTGTAATTGGCTTACTTTCTAACAAGGAAGCATTTAATCCAGCTCCAAATGCTGCAGAAGTGGAAGCAATCTTTTATGCTCCATTAGAAATGTTTCTCAAG GATGAGAACAGAAgagcagaggagagagaatggatGGGAGACAAATATCTGTTACAACATTTCTACTTTGAAGATCATGGTATAGAGTATGACATATGGGCTATAACTGCTGGAATTCTGATCAAGGCTGCTTCGATTGTCTACCAGCGCCAGCCAGCATTTCTTGAACAGAGACCGAAATTTTGGAGTGGAACTGCTCATAATACCACAGCGTAG
- the LOC112167311 gene encoding nudix hydrolase 15, mitochondrial isoform X3 → MISILRRLTTSLQPLMDPPTSSPRLLALTHQLRLYKPPPLSWDDDSEEQRIEETAGKVVSQVGFAESKTPIGRDPETFRPKRAAVLICLFEGDGEVSLPGGKTEEGDKDDGDTATREAKEEIGLDPKLVNVVTVLEPFLSKHLLRVVPVIGLLNDKEAFKPAPNPAEVESVFDAPLEMFIKDENRRAEEREWMGNKYLIHFFDYETNNKKYMIWGLTAGILIRAASIVYERPPPFVEQNPSHKVLRSVDKNTVLP, encoded by the exons ATGATCTCGATCCTCAGAAGACTAACCACCTCACTCCAACCTCTAATGGACCCACCCACTTCCTCCCCGCGACTTCTGGCCCTGACCCACCAGCTCCGCCTCTACAAGCCACCGCCTCTGTCCTGGGACGACGACTCCGAGGAGCAGAGAATCGAAGAAACTGCCGGCAAAGTCGTGTCCCAAGTGGGCTTTGCTGAGTCCAAGACCCCAATTGGAAGAGACCCAGAAACGTTCAGGCCCAAAAGAGCTGCTGTTTTGATCTGTTTGTTTGAAGGAGACG GTGAGGTTTCTTTGCCAGGTGGGAAGACAGAGGAGGGAGACAAGGATGATGGTGACACAGCAACAAGAGAAGCGAAAGAGGAGATTGGTTTGGATCCTAAGCTTGTTAATGTTGTCACTGTTCTTGAACCATTTTTGTCAAAG CACCTACTGAGAGTTGTACCTGTTATCGGTTTACTTAACGATAAGGAAGCATTCAAGCCTGCTCCAAATCCGGCCGAAGTGGAATCAGTATTTGATGCTCCCTTGGAAATGTTCATCAAG GATGAAAACAGGAgggcagaggagagagagtggaTGGGTAACAAATACCTGATTCATTTCTTTGACTACGAAACCAACAACAAGAAGTACATGATATGGGGCTTAACTGCTGGTATCTTGATTAGGGCTGCATCAATTGTATATGAACGGCCTCCACCTTTTGTGGAGCAGAATCCCAGTCATAAGGTTCTTAGAAGTGTAGACAAAAATACCGTGCTTCCATAA